In Macrobrachium rosenbergii isolate ZJJX-2024 chromosome 16, ASM4041242v1, whole genome shotgun sequence, a single genomic region encodes these proteins:
- the LOC136847169 gene encoding uncharacterized protein, with protein MSKDPYYQLSRNSGATSSADGMSLPSFPSTSFWYDAHAHSSVGISIFPQPPSTADDPGPSYNYKQEHCEAKNLQNGREGFECWTDGLHQSNLQKTFDGQYWSEGSTQRGFDPPCNVSGGPVEYEPSRHSLQLLSSEVVPQQEVHMSGGGGVIAGGSSSSGTSSMYMMETSSQDEYDDRLTNTSVISSEEYYPHSNSSSEVALCSRKKTSEGAASEDPKKNQKKLKKETKEKVKEEKKCGVCGDAARSMHFGGMACDSCKAFFRRSVQSGAYKNFQCPENEQCPISKQNRKVCQYCRFKKSQENGMEISWVMSETDRMTLWKNRLAKQRHVQEEKIKDEVYGDLPRTLDPDEADKLKNLALIQESTFASLPYPEDCYGDRVESLANLFVCICKKLGMFFYKIQDFGEICKNDQSLLLKNGIGMSIYLHGAYMYDYENEIWPAESNKDAFKIPRVSMHTLKKFTVYPDAFNAIMKFYKKYGKELKDEIILALMCIIAFFQPDDPQFRYPGKIQDIQVTYLEHLRHYLLAKEGDSGVKVTFPKLLVGLADIREILEFHSKVDIKPTINHQQIVTQSSLKHQMAAVHDVFAKGSQGFFPDFSSVLSSSEKQHPIWKRNERSLSRRHRQRSGAAAVRAGDQFYHPQTNQIFGSDPRTDMIITNPMDQIDRFIKKHKLSIAQVSEVADYNGRGALQPKYFKSSYDSSSSRSGNEIEYPQPEASASRQLQLIPHNSGWENRCASPPTDKKRAVEVLCDILKHISCSSDDDDLLQSLKQNLPPQLLDNLAQKLSPV; from the exons ATGTCCAAGGACCCGTACTACCAGCTGTCCCGGAACAGCGGCGCGACCAGTAGTGCGGACGGCATGAGTCTGCCGTCGTTTCCTTCCACTTCCTTCTGGTACGATGCCCACGCCCACTCCTCCGTCGGCATCAGCATTTTCCCTCAGCCTCCCTCCACCGCCGACGACCCCGGACCCTCCTATAACTACAAGCAAGAACACTGCGAGGCGAAGAACTTGCAGAACGGGCGGGAGGGCTTCGAGTGCTGGACGGATGGCCTGCACCAGAGCAACCTGCAGAAGACATTCGACGGACAGTACTGGAGTGAGGGGAGCACGCAGAGGGGCTTCGACCCCCCGTGCAATGTCTCCGGAGGGCCAGTCGAGTACGAGCCCTCGAGGCATTCCTTGCAGTTGCTGTCCTCCGAAGTTGTTCCTCAGCAGGAGGTTCACATGAGCGGAGGAGGCGGCGTCATAGCAGGGGGGTCTTCCTCCTCCGGGACATCCTCCATGTACATGATGGAGACCAGCTCGCAGGACGAATACGACGACCGCCTGACGAACACCTCCGTCATAAGCAGCGAAGAGTATTACCcccacagcaacagcagcagcgaAGTGGCGCTGTGCAGCAGAAAGAAGACGTCGGAGGGCGCGGCTTCCGAAGACCCCAAAAAGAACCAGAAGAAACTGAAGAAGGAGACGAAGGAGAAAgtgaaggaggagaaaaagtgCGGGGTGTGTGGGGACGCCGCTCGGAGCATGCACTTCGGCGGCATGGCCTGTGATTCTTGCAAagccttcttcaggaggtctgTGCAGAGTGGCGCCTACAAAAACTTCCAGTGTCCCGAAAATGAACAGTGTCCCATTTCCAAACAGAATCGCAAAGTGTGTCAGTACTGCAG ATTCAAGAAGAGTCAAGAGAATGGGATGGAAATTAGTTGGGTTATGTCAGAAACTGACAGAATGACACTGTGGAAAAATCGTCTAGCCAAGCAGAGACATgtacaggaagaaaaaataaaagatgaagtgTATGGTGATTTGCCGCGAACTCTAGATCCAGATGAAGCTGACAAACTGAAAAATTTGGCATTAATACAGGAATCCACATTTGCCTCTCTTCCGTACCCAGAAGATTGTTATGGTGACCGTGTAGAATCTTTAGCTAATCTTTTTGTATGCATTTGCAAAAAACTTGGTATGTTTTTCTACAAAATACAAGACTTtggtgaaatatgtaaaaatgatcAGTCTTTATTGCTCAAAAATGGTATTGGTATGTCAATATACCTTCATGGTGCATATATGTACGATTATGAGAACGAAATATGGCCAGCAGAAAGTAACAAAGATGCTTTCAAAATACCCAGAGTGAGCATGCACACTCTCAAAAAGTTTACAGTTTACCCTGATGCCTTTAACGCCATCATGaagttttacaaaaaatatggCAAGGAACTCAAAGATGAAATTATTCTAGCTTTGATGTGTATAATTGCATTCTTTCAGCCTGATGACCCACAGTTCCGATATCCAGGTAAAATACAAGACATTCAAGTAACATATTTAGAGCATCTCAGGCATTACTTACTAGCAAAAGAAGGTGATAGTGGTGTGAAAGTAACATTCCCAAAACTGTTAGTTGGGCTTgcagatattagagaaattttGGAGTTCCATAGTAAAGTAGACATCAAACCTACTATTAATCACCAGCAGATTGTTACACAGTCGTCTCTGAAACATCAGATGGCAGCAGTGCATGATGTATTTGCCAAAGGTTCTCAGGGTTTCTTCCCCGATTTTTCGTCTGTATTGAGTTCATCTGAAAAGCAGCATCCCATCTGGAAGCGCAATGAGAGATCCCTCAGCAGACGGCATCGCCAGAGATCAGGTGCAGCGGCAGTACGTGCCGGTGATCAGTTTTATCATCCACAGACAAACCAAATATTTGGTTCTGACCCCAGAACTGATATGATTATTACAAATCCAATGGATCAGATTGACCGATTCATCAAGAAGCACAAGCTGTCCATTGCACAAGTGAGTGAGGTGGCAGATTATAATGGTCGTGGTGCATTGCAACCAAAATATTTCAAGAGCAGTTATGACAGCAGTTCCTCAAGATCGGGTAATGAGATAGAGTATCCACAACCGGAAGCCTCAGCTTCAAGACAGTTGCAGCTCATACCTCATAACAGTGGCTGGGAAAATCGTTGCGCATCTCCACCTACGGACAAGAAAAGAGCCGTCGAGGTTCTGTGTgacattttaaaacatatttcttgCTCTAGTGATGATGATGACCTCCTCCAGTCCTTGAAACAGAACTTACCCCCTCAGCTGCTGGATAATCTTGCTCAAAAGCTGTCTCCTGTATAG